A DNA window from Ranitomeya imitator isolate aRanImi1 chromosome 2, aRanImi1.pri, whole genome shotgun sequence contains the following coding sequences:
- the LOC138665414 gene encoding zinc finger protein 660-like: MINCMENATKISVSDGTELLTDTDVNTTVNDITWPYTTIKEESSDEENLINITTNHIKEDLCYVGKNSTNIHTSLHHTQPDLSSQIKEASDLYKFTKNTQQYSPTPVKEEIFPIYTPTDHSQQHLYCIKTESVTNDQANTSDHTQYISIHIKEEYDSTEADELIYAGIHMGANHTQQDSCAYIKEESIPFAAGNLVDNDLYKSADHIQQYLPNIKEESVSDEDAKLAELYTPADPLHYMSLHIKEEPISCEEGGITDTDLYIPISHSQYTFSHIMDESTSYEEVNLSNNDIYTPTDDTQYTTLSTFTDEYGSEDTNQSLEETDLLCTTCGKCFKTTSLLQKHQQIHICETPYSCTECSKYFSSNSNLIAHKRTHTGEKPYSCPKCDKSFSTNSNLIAHQKIHTGEKQYSCFQCGKCFSSNSYLVVHHRIHTGEKPYSCSECGKRFTSYSERNRHQRIHTGEKPYSCPVCGKAFLSSSERNSHQRIHTKEKPYSCMDCGKRFIRNSDFIKHQRIHTDERPYPCSECGKCFRSSSELNRHNRFHTGEKPFSCPSCDKCFLNNSKLVRHQKSHTGEKPFSCSECGKCFMSNSHLVRHQRVHIRYTT, encoded by the coding sequence ATGATCAACTGTATGGAGAACGCTACTAAGATATCTGTATCAGACGGTACAGAACTTCTCACTGATACCGATGTGAACACAACTGTGAATGATATAACATGGCCATATACAACTATTAAAGAAGAATCATCTGATGAAGAAAATCTTATTAATATAACTACAAACCATATAAAGGAAGATTTATGCTACGTAGGAAAAAATTCTACTAACATTCATACATCCTTACATCATACACAACCAGATCTGTCCAGCCAAATTAAGGAGGCATCTGATCTTTATAAATTCACAAAGAATACTCAGCAGTATTCTCCTACCCCTGTTAAAGAAGAAATATTTCCAATTTATACACCAACCGACCATTCACAACAACATCTTTACTGTATAAAGACGGAATCCGTCACAAATGATCAAGCAAATACTTCTGATCACACacaatatatatctatacatataaaaGAGGAATATGACTCCACTGAGGCCGATGAATTAATTTATGCAGGAATTCATATGGGCGCAAATCATACACAACAGGATTCTTGCGCTTATATCAAGGAGGAATCCATTCCATTTGCTGCAGGAAATCTCGTAGACAATGACCTTTATAAATCTGCAGATCATATACAACAATATCTACCAAATATTAAGGAGGAATCTGTGTCTGATGAAGATGCAAAGCTTGCTGAGCTTTATACACCTGCAGATCCTCTACATTACATGTCTCTTCATATTAAAGAGGAACCCATCTCATGTGAAGAAGGAGGCATCACTGATACAGACCTTTACATACCCATAAGTCATTCACAATACACCTTTTCTCATATTATGGATGAATCCACCTCCTATGAAGAAGTCAATTTATCAAACAATGATATTTATACACCCACAGATGATACACAATATACCACTTTGTCTACTTTTACTGATGAGTATGGGAGTGAAGATACAAACCAATCTCTAGAAGAGACAGATTTGCTATGTACTACTTGTGGAAAGTGTTTTAAAACAACATCACTTCTTCAGAAACATCAGCAGATTCACATATGTGAAACGCCATACAGTTGTACAGAATGCAGTAAATATTTCAGCAGTAACTCAAACCTTATAGCGCACAAGCgaacacacacaggggagaaaccgtaTTCTTGTCCAAAATGTGATAAAAGTTTTAGTACCAACTCAAACTTGATTGCGCATCAGAAAATCCACACTGGAGAAAAGCAGTATTCCTGTTTTCAGTGTGGAAAATGCTTCAGCAGTAATTCATATCTTGTTGTACACCACCGGATACACACTGGAGAGAAACCgtattcctgttcagaatgtgggaagcgtTTTACCAGCTATTCAGAACGGAACAGACATCAGAGGatccacacaggagaaaagccttaTTCCTGTCCAGTGTGTGGAAAAGCTTTTCTAAGTAGCTCTGAACGAAACagtcaccagagaatccacaccaaGGAGAAGCCATATTCTTGCATGGATTGTGGGAAACGATTTATAAGGAATTCAGACTTCATCAAACATCAAAGGATTCATACAGATGAGAGGCCATACccatgttcggaatgtggaaaatgttttcgtAGCTCATCAGAGCTTAATAGACATAACCGGTTCCACACAGGAGAAAAACCATTTTCTTGTCCAAGTTGCGATAAATGTTTTCTCAATAACTCCAAACTTGTACGCCACCAGAAAAGTcatacaggagagaaaccattttcttgctctgaatgtgggaaatgttttatgagTAATTctcatcttgttagacatcaaaggGTCCACATCAGGTATACAACATAG